TCATCGTGTCGAATTGCGCCGGGCTGCTCACGCCACTGGGCGATCCACCATTGTTCATGGGCTTTTTGAAGGGCGTCCCCTTCGAATGGACCCTCATTCACCTTTGGCCCCATTGGCTGCTGGTGAACATCATGCTGCTGGTGATTTTCAATATCTGGGATCAGGTCGTGTTTGCGAAAGAAGAAAAGGAACGCGCCGGATCACAGTTGGAAGCAGTGATGAAGCACGAGCCGCTTGGCGTCGAAGGGGGGCTCAATCTGCTATTCCTGCTGGGTGTCGTCGCGACCATTTATGCCTCGGGCAATTTTGCCTTCTTCGGGCAAAAGCCTTGGCCGATTGGAGTGGCCGAAGGAATGATGGCCGGTCTGGCGATCGCCGGGTATCTGACCACCAGCAAGCAGAACCGCCTCAACAACAAGTTCACGTTTGGTCCGATCATCGAAGTGGCGGTGCTGTTCATCGGCATCTTCATCACCATGGCCCCCGCCCTGCAAATTCTCAATGCCTGGGGTCGACCGATTGGTGGGCGCGAAATCATGGGCGTTAAGTTCGCCATGAGCGAAACCTGGCAGTTCTTCTGGGTGACCGGAATTCTCTCCAGCGTTCTCGACAATGCACCTACGTACATGACCATCGCTGCAACCGCTTGCGGGTTGAATGGTGTAGAAGTGGTCGGCCCGATCTATCTCAAGACCTTCCTCGAGAAGGGCGGACCCGATGCGGTGAGACTGCTGGCTGCCATTTCGTGCGGGGCCGTGTTCATGGGCGCGAATACCTACATCGGCAACGGCCCGAACTTCATGGTCAAAGCCATTGCGGAAGAAAATCAGGTCCGGATGCCGAGCTTCTTCGGCTACATGCTCTACAGCGGCGCGGTACTGATTCCGATCTTTATCATCGTGACGCTCGTCTTTTTCCGGACGTAGTCGCTGAACGATCGATGGATACCAGGTTGCCAAACCAGGTTCACCGGGCCGCTGGCGGCCGTTTGAACGGGTGGTTCGCTTGTTTTGCAGTTCACCCGCGCAAGCGCGTGGGTCAACGAGATGACATGGAGCGCTAGTTGGACTAGTCGTCGCCTGTTTTTGTGAAGGGGGCGAAGTCCGATTCGGTAGCTGAACGATGGCCCATTCAGCTACTTTGCGCTGGCGCGCAAGGGGTTCCAACTGAGCCGTTTATTCCTACGCGGTACGTGCCGGCGGCCAATTACGGGCTGAAACGGCACCGGCAGGGCCTGCAAATTCCCTCTCTGCCGAACTGTTTGCCACACTTGTCACGCTGGCTGGCAAGAACGACGATTCTCTAACGAATAGTTTTCCGCCCAATCAGGGTGGCAAATCAAACCGGAGAGTCTCGCATGTCAAACGATTCCTTTTCTGTGACCAGCAGTTCGTCGTGGGGCTCGCGGATTACGAGCGCTCTCTTCGGCCTGCTCATTGCACCGGTCGCCATGTTTGCTGGCAGCGGACTCCTGTTCTGGAACGAAGGGAACAGCGTCAAGACGGCCAAGAGTCTCGACGAAGGCGAGAAGCAAGTCATCTCGGTTCCGGCCGACCAGATCGATCCAGCCAATAACGGCAAGCTCGTCT
Above is a window of Anatilimnocola aggregata DNA encoding:
- a CDS encoding sodium:proton antiporter, whose translation is MMNPPVKSALLCAAMILSGVWCATEFPAAAHAQEPATPATTPAEAEAKTADQAAQGTPAATPDDHAHAAGHEGEHDAAHAAHSNMGLELPLVSVLPFVLLLLCIAIFPLVSPHWWEHNTNKGIIVALLSVPLAAYLVYAFGTAGVHEIAEKLHEYVSFMILLAALYVISGGIYIKGSLNGTPLANTMLLLIGALLASFIGTTGASVLLIRPLLRANRTRKQVAHIVVFFIFIVSNCAGLLTPLGDPPLFMGFLKGVPFEWTLIHLWPHWLLVNIMLLVIFNIWDQVVFAKEEKERAGSQLEAVMKHEPLGVEGGLNLLFLLGVVATIYASGNFAFFGQKPWPIGVAEGMMAGLAIAGYLTTSKQNRLNNKFTFGPIIEVAVLFIGIFITMAPALQILNAWGRPIGGREIMGVKFAMSETWQFFWVTGILSSVLDNAPTYMTIAATACGLNGVEVVGPIYLKTFLEKGGPDAVRLLAAISCGAVFMGANTYIGNGPNFMVKAIAEENQVRMPSFFGYMLYSGAVLIPIFIIVTLVFFRT